The DNA segment TACTAATTTGACTAGCAACAAGTTGGGACATTTACAACGTCAAAAAGCCAAGTTTAAAGGATGTCAAACATCAAGTTCTATCAAGGTATGTGATACGAAAAGTTTATGCATTATTAGCTTTATTGTTTTATTGTGTGCAGGTTTGGCCTCGTGTttaaggggtaaatttcatcaatggtgtataaCATTTGCCcagtttcacactttggtgtacaaccttcaatttgtctcactaatatatacgaacttataggtgacctcccactatggtgtacatcaggtaaaaatgaccggtcaatgatcagtcaacgcgccacctcagctttgaccggtcaaaaagtcaaaaaaattcaacaatttaatataaaattaattctaTGCCCTATCTTTAcatctattcatcttcttcccttcctTTCTTCTATATCTTCAAATTTCTCTAAGTAACAGAGCCTTAGTTGGAAAACTGGTAAATCTTCAAACTTGTGATGGTGTTTATGCTGGAGAATTAGGGATTGCTAAAGAATTGGGGAAATTAACCCAATTGCGAAAACTTGTTGTAAAACGAGTTACTGAAGATCATGCTTCTGAGCTTTCTGCAGCTATTATGAAAATGGAGAATCTTGTTTCCCTTTCATTAGAAGCAGAGGAAGCAGATCAAGTTCGAGTCTTTTGCCAGAATTTGAAGCTTTTTCTCCTCCGCCTCTTATTGAAGAGGTGATTTTATCAGGTGGGTTAATTGAAATCCTAATTGGGTTTTCGCCATTAGAGAACTGAAAATACTGAGTTTATCGGATTCTAATTTGTTGAATTCGATTTCAATGCTTCAATTTCTTGGGAAGCATCTTGCTCTCTACAATGCCTGCAAGACCAAGATCATTGGTAGAGAATTTTGCGAGAATGGTGGTTTTCCGAAGCTGGAAAGTCTGAATGTTTTAACACTTGAAGGATTGAGCTTGATGCCATCGTATAATAATTTAGGAAGAAGATTGAAAGGTGAAGAGAATTACAAGATCAAGCACATTCCCAATGTTATAATTGGTGATCTATATTGAACACTTTcaccattttcttttcttttttattttgagtttttgatttttttttttttttttttttactttttgaccggtcaaagctgagTTGGCGCGTTGACCGAGCGTtaaccggtcatttttacctactgtacaccatagtgggaggtcacctataagttcgtacatattagtgagacaaattgaaggttatacaccaaagtgtgaaatgaggcaaatgttatacaccattgatgaaatttaccccgtGTTTAAGCAACATAAATCAAACAAATAGGGTCGAATTATTGGGTGATCAAGTGCGTGAGCTACCATGTGCTTAAGAGTTGCAGATTTCACATACAAACTAGTCCTAAAATTCAGAAATGCAAGGCACGAGGATTGAAGCCTAAAAAAGCAAGGTTCGGATCAAATCTTGATCAAATGGTGTTCGAGTTTCTAGCAAATCAAGGTCTCGGTTTTTGGCTCAAGCAAAACAGAATTTTAAGCAGCAAGCAATGTCAAACTGAAGCCTAAAACATCATGGATCTAATGAAATTTCAGTAGCATTCCGGCGTAAATTGGATTAAGCCCAAAATGCACGAGTGCTAATTCACAAACAAATCACCATTTTGCATCACTTGCAATCATATGCAGACCTCAAACATCAAAGTTAATTACATAAATTAACTTCTCGGGTGCCTCATCCGGCCAAGCCCAAGAAGGATCCCAAAAGAGAAGAAAACATACCTGAGAATGAAAGCCTCAGACGATAATCTCCAGTGAAAAGGATGCAGGAAGCAGCTCACGTGCAGGAGGATCTCGTGCAACATCCGGTGCACTCACCGAGGCATCAACATCAGACCTCTCAAAGGAGAAGGTTGGGAGACTCGCTGAAGCAATAGGAAGAGGACACTGCGCAGGTGTAGGAGCATGGCGGAGCACCacctcaatctcatcatccgCAGCACGAGGATCCTCTCCAACGAACATATCCTCGGAAGGATCAGTCTCCTCCTCACTAACCTCAAATTCATTAACTTGTACTGCATCTTCAGAATCACCAGAGGCCTCATCCTCCGTCTCTATGAACATAATCGGATCAGAGGGGAGATTGTGATAGCCAAATCCAATCTGGCATATCCGAGAAGATCGTCGGGTTCCACAGTTAAAAACAGGTTGTTTACCTCTCAGCGGCTCAACAGCTTGCGGCTTCTTACTCACAGGCTCAGGGATGGAGCTTCCACTTGAAGCTGCAAGAGCAAAGTCCTAGTTTAgttctttataaaaaaaaacaaataaaaagtttgcacaaaaagaaaaagaaaaagacaaaatatatatacaagtgcaatcaagaaaaatgaaaagtaaaaaatagaaaacaaaagaaaataaaagtaaagAAAAGCGAAGCTAATACCCACAGGAGGTACAAGTACAGCAAAGATAGGCTGCCACCACGCATCAAAGGACAGCTGAGCAGAATCAAGAACCATGGGAAGATACCCGATGATATGAGACTATTGGGACTTATCAATATCATCATCTGAGGCATTCGCCTTCTGATCTGCTGTAGGGAACGGAAGAGGAGAAGGAACGCTCTGAAAGAAGCCTAGCTGCCTTGCCCACAAGCACGGGGCATAGAGGACTAATCCTATAACCGGAGCCTTCGAATTCCTATTCTTCGGGAATCCATGTACTAGATGATGAGTGGTGCAGAACTCACTCCAGCAGAATCTATCATGATGGTCTTGAGCCTCAAAGTAACCGGTAGCCCATCTCGGTAGAAAAGACTCTCCAAGTGTACTGAATAAAAACAATCTGGTGGTATTCGGCATCGCCATCCGAAAGAAACGAACCATATCCTCCTGGGATAGCTCTAAAGAAGCATAACAAGCATCAATCCCAACTGAGGCTCTAGACCGGGTTGGCACAAACTGTCGCCAACTCAGGGAAGTAGCAGAATATCCACAGCTGAAAGAACCACAGCCCACCTCTGATCATCGATAAAGGCTTCTCCTTTATCGTCTTCTCTAATCTGTGGTACACATTAGCAAGCAGCATGGAGCACAAGTTCAGACTCTGCCCTGCAACTAAAGCCTTGGCTATCTGGAAGATGCTAGGAGTAGGTCTACCTCCCAGAGGCTCAAAGAGGAATTGGCTCAGCAGAAGCCAGATGAAATAGACATGCCCAACACCACTGGCAGTCCGCAGCTCGGGAAACTGTGTCATCACAGTACAATACTTGCCAGCTGACTGGACAGACAAAGGCTGCAACTCAGGAAATAACTCAATATGGATCTGCCCAGGAACCTCAGCCTCACCCCCTAGGAAAGACAGGATATGTGCTCTTCTTGGAGCCAAGAGGAAACAAGGAGCTGTCCAGAAGCAATGCTTCATCTCCTGAAATCAAGTCAGCTGTAGGCTCGCCAGAAAGAGCCACAGGTCTTATGCCAAAATAGGAAGCCTGGAAAAGAAATTAAGagaattcaattgatttttcaaGCAAATTCAAGGCAAAAATTGACTCAAAGGCGCAGTTTTTACCTTCTTCAAGCATAATCACTGTCCGATGTATGAGGAAGGCTCAATGAGATGAGAATAGTCAGTATTAACTCTGCAAATTTATTCAGACACGGAGGACAAAAGCTCAGGTACGCGTTTcttactttaaaaaaaagaatgcaaaaaATGTAAACCGAATCTGcctaaaaaagggaaaaaaccaaaagtatataaataagGCAAGAAAAAGATGTTCGgtgtgaaaaagaaaataaaatttgctgtaaacaaaaagaaaaacacaaaagaCAGCAATTCACATGTTCAAAAAACAAGCTACAAGCTTGAAATTACGCGGGAAAATCAAAATTATAGGCATTCATGGTATTTCCCTAGCCGtaattcagttttttttttttttttttggtagaacgTAATTtcagttttttaatttaaacgaTTAAGTTGTTTTTACACCTGCTGTATTCCAGCCTGCCAACATGTTCAAAACAAAATTCTACAGAAAATTCAAAAACCATAAAGAAAGCCAAAATGCCAAATTGACCCTTTCCTTAGCCTAAAACTTCACTAATTTCGCTTAAAAAAGCCTCAAATTCCAATCCCTAACATCCTAGAACTTCAATTTCACATCTCCTAAACCTAATTTATATCCATTTTCCACCATATTCAAAGCTCCATCACAACAATCATGCCAATTTCGATCCTAACCTTCACAAAGTATGATTTTAAGCATGCCCTAGGTCCTAATTAGGCAAGAAAAACGAAATTAAATCAAAGTTCAGTCATGGCTAAACCTGTAAAATCATGTAAAATCGTGCAAAACCAAGGGAAGAGACGAAATTGGAATGGAAGAGAACTTACCCGTGGAGGAGGAAGCCGACATTGTCCCCGGCGGAAGGAAGCGGCGGTCACGGCGGAAGGAGGCAGCCGCGATGGGTGGCGGCAGAAACTGATTCTGGCGTGAGGGAAGTGGAAAGCGGCGACGTCACAGgggaagaagaagttgaagaagaaagagaagcgGCAGCAATGGCAGCAGACGCCGACTCTGGTGCGGAGGGAGGAGAGAACTTCGATGTCGCGGGGAAGAATAAGAAATCGAAAAGGAAAGAAGAGGGAAGGGGGAAATTTGGGTTTTTAATTTGGATTTGGGTGTAGTGTAAGTTTGGGTTTTAGTTCAAGCCATTTTTAATTGGGTTAGTTACATAATAGTCAGATTTGGTTAACTATTTACAACAAACCATTGTCTTTGTTAGGCCTTTAATTTCATAAGATTTatacaattaaattttataggACATGAGTTAGAATTAGAAAAGTTAGGGGTAAATAAAAACTTTCTCTTATTACGTAATTCCATTACATAAAAGAGAAGGAGGTAATTGTTAGaggtaaatataatttttacatttatttacatttttaccATAGGTTATAATGATAACCCATAATTcataatttttacatttattcaCATTCAAACcataggttataattataacctatagtttgtcatttttattattttttggtgtaagaataaagaaaaacaaaataaaaataaaagaatataaaagaaaagaaataaaaaaatataaaatcaaaaaaAGAAATAGTCAAAAAAAGATGAAAACATGGGTTAGTGGGTGACAAAGTGGCAAAATGCCATTAAACTAACTTAAGTGTGCAGGAAAATCCGAAATAGCTCACTGGCCacttttgattaaattattcGGGAGGCTAAACGTTCAAGATCATCAGAAGTGAGCTCCGATCCAAAAAATAGACGTCCCCAACTTTCTGGATCCATCCTTAGCATCATCACATGACGAACACACAGAGAGCATGAATTTTTCGAAGTCAGCTGTAGAAACACAATACAATTTCGGGTGAAAGCTACACAAACCAAGTTGAGACTTATAATCAAAGAAGCACAACTACATTTTGATCAAGGTGGAATCATGACATGAGTAGTGGGTAAGTGTGTGCTTAGTGGGCACAAATCTCACCTATAAATAACCTTCTCCATCTTCAttcaaccccccccccccccccaaaccAATCAACAGCAACAAATAATCAAtcaacaaatcaaatacaacaaATACACAACACATATCAATATTTCTCTCTCAAATATATTCATCCTATTCATATCTTTCTAGCCAATTCAGTCCCTTTTCGGTCCAAATTCATCACTAAATACAATTCTCAAGCTTCCAATCCAATTCCAATCATTAATCTTTCATTCTTATCATCAATTTTAGCTACAATCTCTACAATTTTAAGCTTTTGTTCATCAATTTGAACACCAACTTTCAGCAGCCCCCTTTGTCCGATTTTAGCCACTAAAATTGTCCCTCTAGGTCCCTGATTCGGTATAATTTGCTCTCTTTCTGACCAAACACAAATCCGATTCATTTCTCTACTC comes from the Euphorbia lathyris chromosome 5, ddEupLath1.1, whole genome shotgun sequence genome and includes:
- the LOC136228600 gene encoding uncharacterized protein, which gives rise to MVLDSAQLSFDAWWQPIFAVLVPPVASSGSSIPEPVSKKPQAVEPLRGKQPVFNCGTRRSSRICQIGFGYHNLPSDPIMFIETEDEASGDSEDAVQVNEFEVSEEETDPSEDMFVGEDPRAADDEIEVVLRHAPTPAQCPLPIASASLPTFSFERSDVDASVSAPDVARDPPARELLPASFSLEIIV